The following proteins are co-located in the Heliorestis convoluta genome:
- the hepT gene encoding type VII toxin-antitoxin system HepT family RNase toxin, with protein sequence MVDHKLLTQKITLLTEYIKDLTEIRDNAAITLSIFKEDKVTRRYVERTLHLAVECTLDIGSHIIADEKFREPISNKDVFTVLADEKIITPQSLAALQKMAKFRNVLVHDYAKIDPEIIYSILKKNLKDIEDYMEQIIKSYL encoded by the coding sequence ATGGTCGATCATAAGCTCCTAACGCAAAAAATAACACTTCTTACAGAATACATAAAGGACCTTACAGAGATCCGAGACAACGCAGCAATAACCCTCTCTATATTCAAAGAAGATAAAGTAACAAGGCGTTATGTAGAAAGAACATTACACCTAGCTGTTGAATGCACTCTTGACATCGGGAGTCACATCATAGCTGATGAAAAATTTCGTGAACCTATTAGCAACAAAGATGTTTTCACAGTTCTCGCTGACGAAAAAATAATTACCCCCCAATCCTTAGCCGCTTTACAAAAAATGGCCAAATTCAGAAACGTCCTTGTACATGACTACGCCAAAATCGACCCAGAAATTATCTATAGCATCCTAAAAAAGAACCTTAAAGATATAGAAGACTATATGGAACAAATAATTAAATCCTATCTATAA
- a CDS encoding helix-turn-helix transcriptional regulator, with the protein MNKTIGQQIRQQRIQKGITQGELAKLIGCTSANICKMEKGDHRVRLIHVPTLANLLNIPLETFFIEERSGIDGQKADI; encoded by the coding sequence ATGAACAAAACAATTGGGCAACAAATCAGACAACAACGGATACAAAAGGGTATCACACAAGGGGAATTGGCTAAATTGATAGGTTGTACATCAGCTAATATATGCAAAATGGAAAAAGGGGATCACAGGGTCAGATTGATACATGTGCCGACGTTGGCAAACCTTTTGAATATCCCCTTAGAAACGTTTTTCATAGAAGAAAGGAGTGGAATAGATGGTCAAAAAGCAGACATATGA
- a CDS encoding restriction endonuclease has product MTEEKLLEPEPLELENLGFKFDDKPVYGSLVVYIDRLDFLYKYEKRYDSRTIYFDFEKISLNTENFAYHGAYDRTLIICREGAYCEIYCNHSDFEKIINQLNLFKEYRGIAIAKKNQELIKKNQKLKRISESSLSNAEIKTIVSNYIIEFDITSYPTITNSENASFNLLTDILCKKLPPLNSKNELETVTLQMLQIIYIDVLSDIFNSEYGDFFSEIDDLPHMIEKYINIDTIYHLDDYSLNKLTSYLISRSVLSKGDYACLVQQTKDSVLEMLYRKQVELTEKKLATSKASAIEIITIHDIDLMTGSEFEHYIASLFKKMGYKSQVTNLSGDQGIDIILEKANQKIGVQTKCYSSSVSNSAIQEVVAGLRFYGLSKGIVVTNRGFTKSAIELAKANNIILWDREFLKQKLEEFSL; this is encoded by the coding sequence TTGACTGAAGAAAAACTATTGGAACCTGAGCCATTAGAGTTGGAAAACCTAGGGTTTAAATTTGACGATAAGCCAGTATATGGGAGTTTAGTTGTTTATATCGACAGACTAGATTTTTTGTATAAATACGAAAAAAGATACGATAGCAGAACAATCTATTTTGATTTCGAAAAAATATCATTAAATACTGAAAACTTCGCCTACCATGGTGCGTATGATCGCACTTTAATAATTTGTCGTGAAGGAGCTTATTGCGAAATATATTGTAACCATTCAGATTTTGAAAAAATAATAAATCAATTAAATTTATTTAAAGAGTATAGGGGAATTGCTATTGCTAAAAAAAATCAAGAACTCATTAAAAAGAATCAGAAGCTAAAACGAATTTCCGAATCCTCACTATCTAATGCAGAAATTAAAACCATCGTTTCTAACTATATTATTGAGTTTGATATTACATCGTACCCGACTATTACAAATAGCGAGAATGCATCTTTTAATCTACTAACTGACATTCTTTGTAAAAAACTACCGCCATTAAATAGTAAAAACGAGCTAGAAACAGTCACTTTACAAATGCTTCAAATAATCTATATCGATGTGCTTTCAGATATTTTTAATAGTGAATATGGAGACTTTTTTTCTGAAATAGATGACTTACCACATATGATTGAAAAGTATATAAATATAGATACCATTTATCATCTGGATGATTATTCTCTAAACAAGCTGACTAGTTACTTGATTTCCAGGTCTGTATTAAGTAAAGGTGATTATGCATGTCTGGTTCAGCAGACTAAAGACTCAGTTTTAGAGATGTTGTATAGAAAGCAAGTTGAGCTAACGGAGAAAAAGCTGGCCACAAGTAAAGCCAGTGCAATAGAAATAATCACAATACATGATATTGATCTAATGACTGGATCTGAGTTTGAGCACTACATAGCATCTTTATTTAAGAAAATGGGATATAAAAGTCAAGTAACCAATCTTAGCGGAGATCAAGGAATAGACATAATATTAGAGAAGGCAAATCAGAAAATCGGAGTCCAAACAAAGTGCTACTCATCCAGTGTGTCCAATTCCGCTATCCAAGAAGTTGTTGCAGGATTGAGGTTTTATGGCTTAAGCAAAGGTATTGTTGTTACAAACCGTGGATTTACAAAATCGGCTATTGAGTTAGCAAAAGCAAATAATATCATCCTTTGGGACAGAGAATTTTTAAAGCAAAAGTTAGAAGAATTCAGCCTTTAG
- a CDS encoding recombinase family protein, with translation MYTAIYARVSTEDQAKHGYSLAHQIAECRQKAGTVKTKEYIDDGVSGEVLVRPALSRLLADVRAGIIDRVVFYSADRLSRNLENQLAIMSELKKKKVQAVFVRGDYQDTPEGAFMFKLHGAVAELEKNLIAMRTADGRRSKAKNGKIVKNYHIFGYDYDTEKGQLVVNETEAEVVRMIFHMFTKENHGINGIAKHLDSIGVKTKKGGHSWHRQVVRQILMNPVYDGKFTQNRWNTEKIHLNKYVKNEEDKVRIKERSKEEWIIVPCPRIVDDVTFSHAQSLLTESRRRWAGKPKNEYLLSGLVRCGECGNTMSGRKAKNWDSYVFEYYDVKSTAGAKNKGCGLKIRCEQLDNFVWRAFREMLDDVEGLDFGNNESFDKLRVEQNQLEKLQKELEKVKKGQVKLTLSFAVENVGDDIYQEAVRELQNKEKTIIAQIETIQSRMEELSQTENTKDLLLEAKEYYMSHEDELDLKMKQNLIRFVVREIRVFKDEKVDILLF, from the coding sequence ATGTATACAGCTATCTATGCCCGTGTCTCGACGGAAGATCAGGCGAAACACGGGTATTCCCTTGCTCATCAGATCGCTGAATGTCGTCAGAAAGCTGGCACGGTAAAAACAAAAGAATATATTGACGACGGTGTGAGCGGTGAAGTTTTAGTCCGCCCCGCTTTATCAAGATTGCTCGCTGATGTTCGAGCGGGAATTATTGATCGAGTTGTTTTTTATTCTGCCGATCGCTTGTCAAGAAACTTAGAGAATCAGCTTGCGATCATGAGCGAGCTCAAAAAAAAGAAAGTTCAAGCTGTTTTTGTTCGTGGCGACTATCAAGACACCCCCGAAGGTGCATTTATGTTCAAGCTCCATGGGGCTGTAGCGGAACTCGAAAAAAACTTGATTGCAATGCGGACAGCCGACGGCAGACGCTCTAAGGCAAAGAATGGGAAAATAGTTAAAAACTATCATATTTTCGGATATGATTACGACACAGAAAAAGGACAGTTAGTGGTAAATGAAACTGAAGCCGAAGTGGTTCGAATGATTTTTCACATGTTCACAAAGGAAAACCATGGGATCAACGGAATCGCTAAACATCTCGATAGTATCGGCGTAAAAACCAAAAAAGGTGGGCACTCGTGGCATCGTCAAGTTGTTCGCCAGATTTTGATGAACCCTGTCTATGATGGCAAGTTTACTCAGAACCGATGGAATACTGAAAAGATCCATCTGAACAAATACGTAAAAAACGAAGAAGATAAGGTTAGAATTAAAGAAAGATCGAAGGAAGAATGGATCATTGTCCCTTGTCCAAGAATCGTGGATGATGTTACGTTTTCGCATGCCCAATCGTTATTAACCGAGTCCCGCCGTCGTTGGGCGGGGAAGCCGAAGAATGAATACCTATTAAGTGGACTTGTCCGATGCGGTGAATGTGGAAACACCATGTCAGGCAGAAAGGCAAAGAATTGGGACTCGTATGTTTTCGAGTATTACGATGTGAAGAGCACAGCAGGAGCAAAAAATAAAGGTTGCGGTCTAAAAATTCGTTGTGAACAGCTTGACAATTTCGTTTGGAGAGCGTTTCGTGAAATGCTAGACGACGTAGAAGGCTTAGATTTTGGGAATAATGAAAGTTTTGACAAATTAAGAGTTGAGCAAAACCAATTGGAAAAGTTGCAAAAAGAACTTGAAAAGGTCAAAAAAGGGCAAGTGAAGTTAACGCTCAGTTTTGCCGTTGAAAATGTGGGCGACGACATCTACCAAGAAGCAGTTCGCGAGCTTCAAAATAAAGAGAAAACCATCATCGCCCAAATCGAAACAATACAATCACGAATGGAAGAATTGTCGCAAACAGAAAACACAAAAGACTTACTACTCGAAGCCAAAGAATATTATATGTCCCACGAAGATGAACTGGATCTGAAGATGAAACAAAACCTAATTCGTTTTGTTGTCCGTGAAATCAGGGTTTTCAAAGACGAAAAAGTTGATATTTTGCTGTTTTAG